CGCCAGTAATCGCGACGCGCACCGACATCGGCACCGAGGTTGCGCCGAAGAAGGGTGCGGCAAGCAGCGCAGCACCCAGCCGCGTCATCAGGAAGACGACGCGCCACATGTCCTGCTCCAGCGCACCAAGGCCGAGATCGAGGCCGTTCACGGCAAGGTCCTCAGTCGCCGATCGCTGCGATTTCGGCGAAGATATCCTGCGTGAAATCACCCACCAGCGCCATCATCGATGCGCCCAGGATAACCAGCACGAAGGCGACCGCGCCCAGCTTAGGGACGAAGGTCAGCGTCTGTTCGTTGACCGACGTCGCGGCCTGCACCAGCCCGATCACGAGACCGATCGCGAGGCTCGCGAGCAGGATCGGGGCGGCAACCAGTGCGGCGATCCACAACATGCGGTCGGCCATCGAAAGGAGTACGGCGCTTTCGTCCATGAGATCTATCCGAAGCTTGAGGCGAGCGAGCCCATCAGCAGCGCCCAGCCGTCGACGAGGACGAACAGCAGCAGCTTGAAGGGCAGCGACACGATCATCGGGCTCATCATCATCATGCCGAGGCTCATCAGCACGCTGGAGACGACGAGGTCGATGACGAGAAACGGCAGGAACAGCATGAAGCCGATCTGGAAGGCGGTCTTGAGTTCGCTGGTGACGAAGGCCGGCAGCAGGATCGAGAAGGGCACGTCCTGCGGGCTGGCGAACTGCCCCGCCCCGGCGATATCGGCGAACATTTCAAGGTCGTATTCGCGTGTCTGGCGGATCATGAAGCCGTGGAACTGGTCACCGGCGCGTTCGATCGCGACTTCGGCACCGATCTCGCCTGCAGAATAGGGGGCGATGGCGTTTTCGTTCACCGCTTCCAGCGTCGGCGCCATGATGAACAGCGACAGGAACAGGCTGATCCCGATCAGCACCTGGTTGGGCGGCGATTGCTGCAGGCCGAGCGCCTGTCGCAGGATCGCCAGCACCACGATGATCCGGGTGAAGCTGGTCATCATCAGCAGCAGCGCGGGCAGAATGGTCAGCAGGCCCATCACCAGCAGCAGCTGGAGCGACAGGCTCAGCGGTTCGCCGCCGGCCCCTGCCATCTCGCCGAAAGCGCGGTCGAGCGCGCCCGACACCGCGGCATCCCCGGTCTGCGCGCGGACGAGCGCGGGATAGGCCAGCGCAGCCAGCGCCGCGGCGAGTTTGGCGAGACGAGCGATCATGCGGCGACGTCCTGCGCTTCCGGCCGCGCCGGTGCCTCGGCCAGCCGGACGAGGCCGTTGCGCGAGGTCGAAACGAGTATTTCGCGGCCATGGAATTCGATTACCGCCAGCCGCAAGGTGGGCGAGAGCATCGTGCTTTCGACAATGCGCACGGCCTTGCTGCCACCTGTCGGCGCACCGAACTGGCCCTGCATTTTCTTTGCCAGTTTCAGGCTGCCCCAGATCATGACACCGATCAGCGGCAGCAGGACCAGCAGCTTGAGGACGTACCAGAGCATCAGGCCGCCTCGCCTGCACCGGTCGAGGTGACGGTAATCGGCTGGGCGCGCCGTTCGACCGCGGCTTCGTTCGAACCCGCGCCGACGATCTCGATCACGCGGATCGCGAAACGATTGCCCTGCGCCACCACTTCGCCGCGCGCGATCAGCTTGCCGTTGACGAACATGTCGAGCGGTTCGTCGGTCAGTCGGTCGAGCTCGATTACGCTCGATTCCCCCAGCGCGAGCACGTCGCGCAGGCGCATCGACTTACGGCCGAGTTCTACGGTGAGGCGGACATCGATGTCCTGGATAAGGCCGAAGCCATCTGCATGCGAAGCCATAAGGAGTTACTCCGAAAGGGAAGTTTGATTGAGTTCGAGCGCAACACGGTCGTCGAGTTCACCGACACAGCCATGCGCAATGGTAAGATTGCCGATCAGCAGCGGAACGTTGCGATTGACCGCGACGGGGATGACCGATCCGGGCGTGAGACTGGCCAGCTGGGCGATCGACATCGGCACATCGACCAGCACTGCGCGCAGCGGCAGGTCGACATGCGCAATCGCCGAGCCTTCGATCCCGCGCGCACCGATCGTGCGTCCGGTGGCCGGCGAGACGGCGCGCGTCCCGACGATCTCGGCAATCATCGACTGGCACATGGCAAGCCGGACGGTCCACGAGCGCGAGATTTTCGGGCTGCTCACTGACAGCGTCACGGTCCACACGCGTTCGCTCGCAGCGAAAGGTGCGACCTGTTCGACCTCGTCGCCATTGGCGGCGGCGGCGATTTCGCGGCGGTCGCTGGTGCGCCGCAGCACATCGGCCATACGGTCTTCGAACTGCTGTGCGAAACGCAGTGCCGAAGCGGGCAGGACGCTGCAACGCTCGTCGACGTCGCCGGTCCCGCCGAGAATGCGTTCGAACTGCGCGACGATTTCGCCGATCCGCGTGGAGATCAGGATCCCGCGGCTTTCCTGGCCGAGCGCGAAGAAGCTGTGGCGGTGCGCGGTACCGACCTTGGCATACCATTCGCCCACCGGCAGCAGTTCGGTTTCGGCGATCTCTGCAACCAGCGTCCGGTCGTCGCACAGCGCGCCCAGCTGCGTCGTCGCCTGCTCGGCGAACCCGCGGGCAAAACGCGCGAATTCGAGGTCGAGGTCGGGCGGGGTCGCCGCACGGCTCAAAAGCTCTTCGCAATGGCTCGCGGCACGGGCCGTGGCGGCGGGGATCGCGGAGGAGATCATTGGACGATGAACGACCGGAAATAGACGCTGTCGACGCCGCCGAAGCCTTCGCGTTCCTCGAGCGTTTCATTGATTGCCTTGGTCAGGCGCTTCTGCAGTTCTTCCTTGCCATGAATGCTGGCCAGTTCGGCTTCGCCGGTAGCAGCCAGTTCGGCGAGAATGCGAGAGCGAAGCGCCGTTTCGTGCTCTTCCAGCCACATCAGCACGCGCCCGTCGTAATGCGTCGAAGCCGCGAGGCTGATCTGCACCAGAGCGCCGCTATCGGCGAGGTTCGAGGTAAATTCCTCGGTGAAATCGTAATAGGCGGTGCGGTATTCGCCCCCGCCCACACCGTAAACGATCGCTGCGCCCTTCGCCTCGTCGTCTTTGCCGGCGGGATAGGGGTCCTCGTCGCCCTTGAGGACCAGCTTCGGGTTGGGGTCCTCTTCTTCCGCCGGATGGGCGTTGAGCATGCCGCTGGCGAAAGCGGCATAGGTCCCGCCGCCGCCCGCGCCGAGAAGCACGAAAGCGAATAGCGCCAGCTTGAGCTTGCCGCCCTTCTTTTTCGCTACGGGTTCCTGAGGGTCATTTTCGTTCGGCATGGTGTTGTCCTGCTAAAATCGGGTGCCGCGAGTCAGGCGTAGAGCGCGTCGTCGGAGGACGATTGCGCGGGCGCCTGGGGCTGGTTGGGAGCGCGCTCGCCATGGCGGCTGCGCTGGTCGGAAGTCTGCTGGCGCTGGTCATCGCCGGACGCGTTGCCGGAGCCCGTGCCCGCATTGTTCGCCGAGCCGCCGCGTTCGCCGCCGGTCTGGCCGGGCTGGGTCGCGGAAGACGGCGTTTGCGCCGCCAGTTCCTGCGCGCGGGTAGCGCCGCGGTCATTGGCCATCGCCGCCGCCAGCGCACGCTGCGCCTCGCCATCCTCGGCGGCGATTTCGACATTCATGCCCCCGGCCGAGTGGTCGAAGGTAAGCGTCAGCGCGCCGAATTCCTTGTGCGCAACGGCAATCGCAGCCGGTTTGGAGAGATCGAACTGCCGCGCCGCCATGAGATGCTCGACGACGCGTTCGACATTGGCGAACTGGTCGGTAGCGATGGGCCGCGCTGCGCTCGAAACGGGCTGTATGGTGGATGCGCTGCCGTCCGCAGCCACCGCAAGTGCTTGCGGCATGGATTTCGCGGCATCGCTGGTCGCGCCGGTGCGCGGCTTGGACGCGAGTTTCTCCGCCAGCGCCTTGTCGCCGATCTTGCGTTCGCCGATGGCCGAGCGTTGGGCCGTTCCGGCGCCTTGCAGTGCAGCAGGTTCGGCCTTTGCAGGAGCCGCAACCGCGGTTTCGGTCGCCGCGGCTTTGACCGAGGCTTTCGTTTCGCTCTGCGGTGCAGTCGCAACCGGCGCTGCTTCCGAGCGACCATGCGCAGCCACAGCCGGCAAGTCCATTGCGGCCTTGCCGGTCTGGAGCGACGACACCATGCCGGCCGCGCGCGGATCACGCGGTTGCTGGGCCGCGGAGATACGGACTTCGAGACCTTGGACCGGCGGTTCGCCCGCCGCATCGGCAAGCCCTGCCCCCGGCGCAGTTGTGCGCGGGTTCGACGCGGTCATTGCCAGGTCGGTTTTCGGAGCGTTCGGGACCAGGCCGCCAGCCGCCGGTTTGCCCGCTCCACCTTTGGCGTCGAGGGCGGTCGGCGCCGCGAGCGTATTGTCGAGGACCGGCAGGCCCAAGGCGGCAAGCGGCAATTCCTTGCCGGTCGGCAAATCGCCCGCTTGCCGGTCCGCTTCCGCCGTATCGGCCTGACCGGCGGGCGGCGTGAACGACGCCAGCTGGCCCAGCAGTTCGGCGAACCCGTCAGTCCCCTCGAAACCCGCGCTTTTCTGCCCGTTCTCGCTGGTGAGGCCGGCGGCAGAGGACGCGGTGTCGAGCGACTTCGGTAGGGCGATTGAAAAGGTCATAGAAAGTCCGTTTGTCGTGTGCGGACTATCTATCAAGAAGCGTGCCAAACTCCGGGTCGGTCAGCCCTTTTCCAGACCGGCGACGATCGAACGCACCAGTTCGCGCGTCCCTTCCTCGGCCTTGCGCAAACGCATATCGGATTGGGCGAAGGCCTCGCGCCGGGTCTGCGATTGCAGTTCGGCCTCTTCGGCCTGGCGCGAGCTCACTTCGGACAGCTTCTGCAGCTGATCGCGCATCGCCTTGCCGCTACGCAGGTCGGCCCCGACCATATCGTCGGCGCGCTGCGCGTAATGCGCGGCGAGCGTGCGCGTTCGTTCCGCCACGCCAGACAGCCGCGTGCGTGTCGCTTCGGCTTCGCTCGCAGCGGCCGCCGACTGCATCCGTTCGACGGTCCGGACGCGCTGGATCAGTTGCGCGCGTTTGAGTTTCTTTCGTTCAGGCGTCACTGCCGACAAGCTCGGTCAGCTGGGCGAAGGAGGTTGCGATATCGATGCTCTCTTGCCCGCCCTGCGACAGGAACTGGCACATTCGCGGATGCAGCGCGATCGCCTCGTCGAGCAGCGGATCGGTCCCCTGCCGGTAGGCCCCCATCATCACCAGATCGCGATTGGCTTCATAGGTCGCGCTCAGCGCGCGGAAGCGGCGCGCGGTCGCGGCCTGTTCGGGGGACACGATGTCGTTCATCACCCGGCTGAGCGAGGCGCCGACATCGACCGCGGGATATTGCCCGCGCTGTGCGATCTCGCGCGACAGCACGATATGGCCATCAAGGATCGCGCGCGCGGTATCGACCACCGGATCGTTCTGGTCATCGCCATCGGCCAGCACCGTATAGATGCCGGTCATCGCGCCGCCCGATTCTTCCGAATTGCCCGCGCGTTCGATCAGTTTGGTGATCGTCGCCAGCGCCGAAGGCGGATAGCCGCGCGCGGCGCCGGGTTCACCCAGCAGGATGCCGATTTCACGCGCCGCATGTGCGACGCGGGTAAGGCTGTCGAGGATCAGCAGCACACGCTTGCCCTGCGAGCGCAGATGTTCGGCGAGCGAAGTCGCCAGCATCGCCCCGCGCAATCTGAGATTGGCCGCATGATCGGCAGGCACGGCGACGATCGCGGTATTGGCCGCGCGGTCCCCCGCCATGTGCCGGGTGACGAAATCGGAAACTTCGCGCGCGCGTTCGCCGATCAGTCCGACCACGATCGCATCGGCGCGGGCGCTTTCGACGATCATGTCCATCAGCACCGACTTGCCCACCCCGGACCCGGCCATGATGCCGATCCGCTGCCCGATCCCGAAAGTGGTCAGCGCGTTGAGCGAGCGAATGCCGCTGTCGAATACTTCGGTAACCCGCGACCGGTCGAGCGCGCCGACCCGGTAGCCACCGGCGGGCCAGGCGGTGGTCGCACCGATCGGTCCGCGTCCGTCGATGGGCTCACCCGATCCGTCGACCGCGCGCCCCAGGAACTCGCGCCCCACGCTGAGCATGCCCGGTTGCCCCTCGGGACGCACAATGGCGCCGGGGCGTAGCAAAACCGTATCGCCGAGCATCATCATCATCGTATGGCCGTTGCGAAAGCCGATGGTTTCCGCGCGGTGTTCGGTCGATGCGCCCTGCGCGATCGTACAGATCGTGCCGATCGGCACCCCCAGTCCCGAAACTTCGATCAACCCGCCATCGCAGGCCACCACCCGGCCGAACCGGCGCGGCGCGAGATCGAGCGAGGCCGATGCGACCGACGCGAAGGTCTCGTCTATCAGGGTTTGCATGCGGCGAAGATTTCGGCGAGCGCGCGCTGCCACTGCTGGGGGCCGTCCTCGACCCCGCCGTCATCGGTTTCCACGCGCAAACCGCCGCGCTCGACGCTGGCGTCGGGCACCAGTTCGAGGTCTGCGGATACGTCGCCGCGGACCAGTTCGAGATCTTCGGGATGGATATGGATGATCCGCTCGTCATGCTTGCGCTGGAACATGGCGGCGGCCGCCTCGACCCGCCGGGCAAGCCCTTCGGTATCGAGCGCGAGCGGGAGGACCGCTTCCTCGCACAGTGCATGGACCGTCGCCAGCATCCGTTCGCGCAGCTGGCGTTCGCTGGCCGCGTCGAAGCGGGCGAACGCCAGCTCTATCGCGGTGCGGGCGGCGCGTTCGGCCTTGAGGCGGGCCTCGAAATCGGCATGCGCGGAAATCTGGCCGTCTTCATAGCCCGCGCGATAGGCTTTCTCGCCCGCATCCTCGGCAACCGGCGGCGGGGCGTCTTCCTGGATCTTGGTGTAGCGGTTGTCGCGGGAAAAGCTCCCCCGCTTGCCGAGCGCGGCATAGGCGACCCTAGACATAGTCCTCGTCCCCTTCGCCCATGATGATATCGCCCTGCGCGATCAGGCGCTTGGCAATCGCGACGACTTCCTTCTGCGCCGCTTCGACATCGCTCTTCTTGACCCGGCCGCGCATCTCGATCTCGTCGCGCAGGCCATCGGCCGCGCGCGATGACATCGCGCCATAGAACTGCTCGCGGCGGTCTTCTTCGAGCCCCTTGAGCGACATGATCAGCGTATCGCTTTCAACCTCGCGCAGCAGCACGCCGGTCATCTTCATATCGAGCGCGAACAGATGCTCGAACTTGAACATCTCGTTCTCGAGTTCCTTGGCAAGTTTCTTGTCGATCTTGCCGATAGTCGGGAGCACGCGTTTCTCGACGCTGCGATGCGACTGGTTGATGATCTCCGCCGCATGCTTGATCCCGCCCATCGTCAGCGGGATCGTCCCGTGCAGCTTCTCGATCTTGGCGTTGAGCGTGCCTTCGAGGATATCGATCGCCTGCCGCGACACGGGGCCGAGCTTGGCCACGCGGTGGAGCACCGGCGTATGCAGATCCTCGGGCAAGGCGGACAGCGCCGCCGCAGCGACATCGGCATCGAGCTGCAACAGCAGCACGGCGATTGCCTGCGGATGTTCGTCGGCGAGGATTTCACCGATGATCTTGGGATCGAGCCAGCGCAGCAGGCCCAGCGCGGGGAGGCTCGCTTCCTCGGCCTCGGGCGCGACCTGGCGCATGAGGTTGTCGGTCTTCACCTCGCCCACCGCCCCGTTGAGGAGCTTGCGGACGCTGTCGACGCGGCCGTGGCCGGAAATCCCGCTGTTCTCGGTCGAACGCGAGAAACCGGCGATGGCATCGACGATCGACT
This genomic window from Qipengyuania sp. HL-TH1 contains:
- a CDS encoding FliH/SctL family protein translates to MSRVAYAALGKRGSFSRDNRYTKIQEDAPPPVAEDAGEKAYRAGYEDGQISAHADFEARLKAERAARTAIELAFARFDAASERQLRERMLATVHALCEEAVLPLALDTEGLARRVEAAAAMFQRKHDERIIHIHPEDLELVRGDVSADLELVPDASVERGGLRVETDDGGVEDGPQQWQRALAEIFAACKP
- the fliP gene encoding flagellar type III secretion system pore protein FliP (The bacterial flagellar biogenesis protein FliP forms a type III secretion system (T3SS)-type pore required for flagellar assembly.) — protein: MIARLAKLAAALAALAYPALVRAQTGDAAVSGALDRAFGEMAGAGGEPLSLSLQLLLVMGLLTILPALLLMMTSFTRIIVVLAILRQALGLQQSPPNQVLIGISLFLSLFIMAPTLEAVNENAIAPYSAGEIGAEVAIERAGDQFHGFMIRQTREYDLEMFADIAGAGQFASPQDVPFSILLPAFVTSELKTAFQIGFMLFLPFLVIDLVVSSVLMSLGMMMMSPMIVSLPFKLLLFVLVDGWALLMGSLASSFG
- a CDS encoding flagellar biosynthetic protein FliO translates to MLWYVLKLLVLLPLIGVMIWGSLKLAKKMQGQFGAPTGGSKAVRIVESTMLSPTLRLAVIEFHGREILVSTSRNGLVRLAEAPARPEAQDVAA
- a CDS encoding flagellar basal body-associated FliL family protein; its protein translation is MPNENDPQEPVAKKKGGKLKLALFAFVLLGAGGGGTYAAFASGMLNAHPAEEEDPNPKLVLKGDEDPYPAGKDDEAKGAAIVYGVGGGEYRTAYYDFTEEFTSNLADSGALVQISLAASTHYDGRVLMWLEEHETALRSRILAELAATGEAELASIHGKEELQKRLTKAINETLEEREGFGGVDSVYFRSFIVQ
- a CDS encoding flagellar biosynthetic protein FliQ, giving the protein MDESAVLLSMADRMLWIAALVAAPILLASLAIGLVIGLVQAATSVNEQTLTFVPKLGAVAFVLVILGASMMALVGDFTQDIFAEIAAIGD
- the fliG gene encoding flagellar motor switch protein FliG, with the translated sequence MTAATPQLLGGTDKAAIMVMLLAEEDASKILGQLTPDELRQLAGTMCGIGEVEPQSIVDAIAGFSRSTENSGISGHGRVDSVRKLLNGAVGEVKTDNLMRQVAPEAEEASLPALGLLRWLDPKIIGEILADEHPQAIAVLLLQLDADVAAAALSALPEDLHTPVLHRVAKLGPVSRQAIDILEGTLNAKIEKLHGTIPLTMGGIKHAAEIINQSHRSVEKRVLPTIGKIDKKLAKELENEMFKFEHLFALDMKMTGVLLREVESDTLIMSLKGLEEDRREQFYGAMSSRAADGLRDEIEMRGRVKKSDVEAAQKEVVAIAKRLIAQGDIIMGEGDEDYV
- the fliN gene encoding flagellar motor switch protein FliN; amino-acid sequence: MASHADGFGLIQDIDVRLTVELGRKSMRLRDVLALGESSVIELDRLTDEPLDMFVNGKLIARGEVVAQGNRFAIRVIEIVGAGSNEAAVERRAQPITVTSTGAGEAA
- a CDS encoding FliI/YscN family ATPase, translating into MQTLIDETFASVASASLDLAPRRFGRVVACDGGLIEVSGLGVPIGTICTIAQGASTEHRAETIGFRNGHTMMMMLGDTVLLRPGAIVRPEGQPGMLSVGREFLGRAVDGSGEPIDGRGPIGATTAWPAGGYRVGALDRSRVTEVFDSGIRSLNALTTFGIGQRIGIMAGSGVGKSVLMDMIVESARADAIVVGLIGERAREVSDFVTRHMAGDRAANTAIVAVPADHAANLRLRGAMLATSLAEHLRSQGKRVLLILDSLTRVAHAAREIGILLGEPGAARGYPPSALATITKLIERAGNSEESGGAMTGIYTVLADGDDQNDPVVDTARAILDGHIVLSREIAQRGQYPAVDVGASLSRVMNDIVSPEQAATARRFRALSATYEANRDLVMMGAYRQGTDPLLDEAIALHPRMCQFLSQGGQESIDIATSFAQLTELVGSDA
- a CDS encoding flagellar motor switch protein FliM, whose amino-acid sequence is MISSAIPAATARAASHCEELLSRAATPPDLDLEFARFARGFAEQATTQLGALCDDRTLVAEIAETELLPVGEWYAKVGTAHRHSFFALGQESRGILISTRIGEIVAQFERILGGTGDVDERCSVLPASALRFAQQFEDRMADVLRRTSDRREIAAAANGDEVEQVAPFAASERVWTVTLSVSSPKISRSWTVRLAMCQSMIAEIVGTRAVSPATGRTIGARGIEGSAIAHVDLPLRAVLVDVPMSIAQLASLTPGSVIPVAVNRNVPLLIGNLTIAHGCVGELDDRVALELNQTSLSE